A window of the Rhodoferax sp. GW822-FHT02A01 genome harbors these coding sequences:
- the cyoB gene encoding cytochrome o ubiquinol oxidase subunit I has product MSAQFDLTNNLLGRLSLEAIPYHEPILVGTFIFAALGGLGVFAAVTYFKLWGTFWRNWVTSIDHKRIGVMYIVMAIIMLLRGFADALMMRGQQALSFGDNAGFLPPHHYDQVFTAHGVIMIFFVAMPLVTGFMNYVVPLQIGARDVAFPFLNNFSFWMTASGAVLVMLSLFVGEFARTGWLAYPPLSGILQSPDVGVDYYIWSLQIAGVGTTLSGINLIATILKMRAPGMTMMKMPVFTWTSLCTNVLIVAAFPVLTAVLVLLSLDRYVGTNFFTNDLGGNAMMYVNLIWIWGHPEVYILVLPVFGIFSEVVSTFSRKRLFGYASMVYATVVITILSYLVWLHHFFTMGSGASVNSFFGITTMIISIPTGAKIFNWLFTMYRGRIQFEVPMLWTIGFMITFVIGGMTGVLLAVPPADFVLHNSLFLIAHFHNVIIGGVVFGAFAGINYWYPKVFGYKLDSFWGKCSFWFWFVGFYFAFMPLYVLGLMGVTRRLSHFEDPSLQIWFQVAAFGAVLIALGIGCFLIQLVVSFLRREQLRDLTGDPWGGRTLEWSTSSPPPDYNFAFTPIVYDNDAWYDMKQRGHQRPTSGFKPIHMPKNTAAGVVIAGLCTVLGFAVIWQMWLIAIVSFAAVVVSSIVHTFNYQRDFHIPADQVTRTEDARTQALAALV; this is encoded by the coding sequence ATGTCTGCACAATTCGACTTAACCAACAACCTGCTGGGCCGCCTGAGCCTGGAGGCCATTCCGTACCACGAGCCGATTCTGGTCGGCACGTTCATTTTTGCCGCGCTGGGCGGACTTGGCGTATTTGCAGCGGTGACCTACTTCAAGCTCTGGGGCACCTTCTGGCGCAACTGGGTGACCAGCATCGACCACAAGCGCATCGGTGTGATGTACATCGTGATGGCCATCATCATGCTGCTGCGCGGCTTTGCCGACGCGCTGATGATGCGCGGCCAACAGGCCCTCTCCTTTGGTGACAACGCAGGCTTTCTGCCACCCCACCATTACGACCAGGTGTTTACCGCACACGGCGTGATCATGATCTTCTTCGTGGCCATGCCCTTGGTCACCGGCTTCATGAACTACGTGGTGCCGCTGCAGATTGGCGCCCGCGACGTGGCTTTCCCGTTCCTGAACAACTTCAGCTTCTGGATGACCGCCAGCGGTGCTGTGCTGGTGATGCTGTCGCTGTTTGTGGGTGAGTTTGCACGCACCGGCTGGCTGGCTTATCCACCCTTGTCGGGTATCCTGCAGAGCCCGGATGTGGGGGTGGACTACTACATCTGGTCCTTGCAAATTGCCGGGGTGGGGACGACGCTGTCGGGCATCAACCTGATTGCCACCATCCTCAAGATGCGCGCGCCGGGCATGACCATGATGAAAATGCCCGTGTTCACTTGGACGTCCCTGTGCACCAACGTGCTGATCGTTGCGGCCTTCCCGGTGCTGACCGCCGTGCTGGTGCTGCTGTCGCTGGACCGTTACGTTGGCACCAACTTCTTCACGAACGACCTGGGCGGCAACGCCATGATGTACGTGAACCTGATCTGGATCTGGGGCCACCCCGAGGTCTACATCCTGGTGCTGCCGGTGTTCGGCATCTTTTCTGAAGTGGTTTCCACCTTCAGCCGCAAGCGCCTGTTTGGCTATGCCTCCATGGTCTACGCCACGGTGGTGATCACCATCCTGTCGTACCTGGTGTGGCTGCACCACTTCTTCACCATGGGTTCGGGTGCGAGCGTGAATTCGTTCTTCGGCATCACCACCATGATCATCTCCATCCCCACCGGGGCCAAGATTTTCAACTGGCTGTTCACCATGTACCGTGGCCGCATCCAGTTTGAGGTGCCCATGCTGTGGACCATCGGCTTCATGATCACCTTCGTGATCGGCGGCATGACCGGCGTGCTGCTGGCTGTGCCTCCCGCCGACTTTGTCCTGCACAACAGCCTGTTCCTGATTGCCCACTTCCACAACGTGATCATTGGCGGCGTGGTGTTTGGCGCATTTGCCGGCATCAACTACTGGTACCCCAAGGTGTTTGGCTACAAGCTGGATTCCTTCTGGGGCAAGTGCTCGTTCTGGTTCTGGTTCGTGGGCTTCTACTTTGCCTTCATGCCCCTGTATGTGCTGGGCCTGATGGGCGTGACGCGCCGCCTGAGCCACTTTGAAGACCCGTCCCTGCAGATCTGGTTCCAGGTGGCCGCGTTCGGCGCGGTGCTGATTGCCTTGGGCATTGGCTGCTTCCTGATCCAGCTGGTAGTGAGCTTCCTGCGCCGTGAGCAACTGCGCGACCTGACTGGCGACCCGTGGGGTGGGCGCACGTTGGAGTGGTCCACTTCTTCGCCCCCACCTGACTACAACTTTGCCTTTACCCCCATCGTGTACGACAACGATGCCTGGTACGACATGAAGCAGCGCGGCCACCAGCGCCCCACCAGCGGCTTCAAGCCCATCCACATGCCCAAGAACACGGCGGCTGGCGTGGTGATTGCAGGCTTGTGCACGGTCCTTGGTTTTGCCGTGATCTGGCAAATGTGGCTGATCGCCATCGTGTCGTTTGCCGCAGTGGTGGTGAGCTCCATCGTGCATACCTTCAACTACCAGCGCGACTTCCACATTCCTGCCGACCAGGTAACCCGTACCGAAGACGCGCGTACCCAGGCCCTCGCGGCTCTGGTGTGA
- the cyoC gene encoding cytochrome o ubiquinol oxidase subunit III, with protein MTASTTLHPAGATPRFYDDGSHHPQQGTLLGFWLYLMSDCLLFAVLFAAYAVLGRSYAAGPSGADLFDLPVVATNTALLLFSSITYGMTMIAMQHGKKQHVLIWLAITGLFGLGFLTLELNEFAHLIHEGAGPQRSAFLSSFFTLVGTHGLHVTFGTIWLVTLMVQVGKGGLTAANKRRLTCLSMFWHFLDVVWIGVFTFVYLMGTLP; from the coding sequence ATGACCGCATCCACTACCCTCCACCCCGCCGGCGCCACGCCGCGTTTCTACGACGATGGCAGCCACCATCCGCAGCAAGGCACCTTGCTGGGCTTCTGGCTCTATCTGATGAGCGACTGTCTGCTGTTCGCCGTGCTGTTTGCGGCCTATGCCGTGCTGGGTCGCAGCTATGCCGCCGGCCCGTCTGGTGCCGACCTGTTTGACCTGCCCGTGGTGGCCACCAACACCGCGCTGTTGCTGTTCTCATCCATTACCTACGGCATGACCATGATTGCCATGCAGCATGGCAAGAAGCAACATGTGCTGATCTGGCTGGCCATTACCGGCCTGTTCGGCCTGGGCTTTCTGACGCTGGAGCTCAATGAGTTTGCGCACCTGATTCACGAAGGTGCGGGCCCGCAGCGCAGCGCCTTCCTGTCGTCTTTCTTCACGCTGGTGGGTACCCACGGTTTGCACGTCACCTTCGGCACGATCTGGCTGGTGACGCTGATGGTGCAAGTCGGCAAGGGCGGCCTCACTGCCGCCAACAAGCGCCGCCTGACCTGCCTGTCCATGTTCTGGCACTTTCTGGATGTGGTCTGGATCGGCGTGTTTACTTTTGTCTATCTGATGGGAACCCTGCCATGA